The genomic stretch ttatgttacaGTAAACACCAACTCAAGGGAAACTCATTatcaacattgttttttattgtaacatttcttgtgtgtctgtgaagagcAAAATCTGCACACAATATAGTCACATGACCAAATTTGGCTTATttgtttgaatgaaaaaaataagtgaATTGAAAGTAGTCTTTGCCATGTATGTAGAGTTCAGAACAGAGAAATATGTACGCACTGTACTGGACAGTGGCAAATGCACTTTCATCCACTAATGCAAATATGATGATATGCATAATACACTGGTCTTTTTCTGACTGCACTTCTGCTATCACATAACTTATTCAAATCATGTACTTTATGTAGCTGTTCTTATGTAATTAAACTGCACAGTCCATTTTCATCTTTATGTTGGTCATGGAAGCATGAGAAGAGCATTTCTTGTGAACAGAAACAAAGATCACATGACTAGacactgtttttgcaaatacatGACTATGATCCTGCTTGTCctgctttgtttttttcctgttggTTTGTCGAAGTGTTTTGAAATCATCTGTCGCACCatgtagttttttgttgttgttgttttgcttcCATATGACCACTAGAGGTCATAAAAGTGCAATTTGTCCAATTTCACTATGTAACATGCACTTTTATacagtttttgcaaataaaattttattacacttttttttgtttgattttaaatcattttgttgATGTCATATGTTATTATTGTAAACAGGCAGGTGAACATTTATATGAATGCAAACTTCACAACAGAAAAAGGTACATCTCTTTGATTATCAGGCATTGTAGTACCTTTATTTGGGGTCTTCAGATAAAATTTTGACAACAAAAGGAAAAGAGCATTGCATTTGCAGAGGTATTACACACAtcataaaattgatttttatataaatatatatataatatatatatatttatataaatattaatcttACTACCCGCACTTAAACCCAGTTCTCAATTACAATATTCTGTCTTTTTAATGAACCTGATATCAGCAGTCTGGATGTTActgaaaatgaatataaataaatagatttataaACAATAACACAATTATGGCCTATGATAATCATAAAACAATGACGAGTGAATATATAGATAAACATAAATATTCAAAGCAATAGACAGATTCAGAAATTCAGACTCCCTGTGATCTTGCATGGGatttacagtataataaattgaataaagaaagaaagatcttTTTAAAACCAAGACTAAAAGGATATTATGAATATGAGATTATAGTATTTGTCCTTAGTAATTTTAACTGTGAGAAATAAGCTACTACTTTTTAGATAGAagattgtttgtattttttttatttccataagTTATTCATACCagtcatttattgtttttgtacatttgcCTTTCTTTTTAGACAAACCtgtgttaaaaaatgaaaatatatagctGCCTTTATTCTTTTGTAGAGGGTTCCCCTACAAGGGGATGATCATACTTGGCATCAAATTTGGCATTTTGAAATCCCCTAATCAAGAAAACATACTTGTCCAATCATTCAGCAAATCATGTCACACTTGGGAATTTTGGAATTTTTCTATGTTAAGTTTCTGCTTGTTGTTCAGTCTGATTGTAAGATCATCTGACCTGGCTCTGCTGCTTCCTTTGCTAAGTTGACTTAAAGATCTTGTTTCCTCTGTTGTCTCTACTTCCAGAGCTACAAGTGGAACATCTATAATCTCCTCTGTGGCCTCCATGGCCTTCATTTCTTCAGAACACTCCTCCTTCTCAGGGCCTCCAGTTTCCACAGAATCCTCTTCTTTTCCTGACCCATCCCACTCCCTAGAGACTTGGACCTCCTCTGGACCCTCTATCTCCAAGGATACCTTCTCCTTTCCCAAAGTTTCCACCTGTTTAGTGTCAACAGCAAGTCCCACAGCTTCATCTAGAGCCTCCTCATCTTTACTGTCTGCAGTCTCAAAAGGTCTGTCTTCATTTGGACTTTCTAAAGCTTCATCCTTACCTGTATGTAATACATCTTCAAAAGCACAACTTCCTGCATCCTCTATAGGTTCATCCTTTCCTATATCTACTACTTCCTCTAAAGCTGTGCCCACTTCTAAGTCTACTACATCACACTGATCTCCACCCCCTTCTATATCTTCTACATCCCCCTTAGTTTTGTCCTTTCCCATATCCACTTCATCCCCAATGGgctctatttcagataaatttgATCCTGCAACCTCCCTTAAAGCCTCTTGTTCCCCCTCAGTTATTTTAGACACATCTAGATCTCCAGCAATCTTACCATCATCTAAAGTTTTCAAAATGTCCCCATTTACAAAAGGCTCAATTTCACAAAGTTCCCTCTCTTCAACTGCTGTCTCTTCCTTAACCACATCAGGTAAACTCCCTTCTTCCCTCAACTCCTGGACCTTAAAGGTGGTATGCTCTTTTTCCCCAATTTCCTGCGAGGTTTCCTTCTCCTCTCCAGCTCCTGAAAGGTTTTCCTCTTGTGTTGGCTCAGCATCTACTAAGCTACTCTCTTTCGCTGACTCAGTCACCTCTCTGCAGGCTGGTTGTCCTAGATCTATATCCAAACTCTCCTCAAgtgttattaaatatgtttcCTCCACACTTCCCCTTTCTGATCGCTCCTCCAGTACTTCTGATAAAGCTGTCAGAGTCTTCAAGCTGTCTACCTCATCTCCTTGCCGAAGTGGTTCCTCTGGTGAAAGCTCTGATAGTGTCTCTGAGACCTGAATAAAGGAGGGTTGAGGCTCCAACCTAGTTGGAGCTGGTTGGTGGAATCTTCTTCAAGGCAAGGTGGCTGATCTCCACAAAACTGAGGAACAGTGAAACGCAAGCAACTGCGagcataaaaataatgaagatAGTCTTTTCGGTGGGCCGGGAGATGTAGCAGTCCACTGTGTTGGGGCACCGCCAACGACTGCACTTGTACAGCGGCAGGATGCGGAAACCGTAGAGGAAGTATTGTCCAACTACAAAGCCTACTTCAAAAAGAGCTTTGAAGATGATATGGCATATGTAGGTAAACAGCAAAGTACCCTCGAGTCTGAACTTTTTGCTACCCTTCGTGCTGGTCTCCTTGGTGGTGCGAACACTTCCCTGATCCGTCAATATTGGAAGACGCTCCTCGCCCATTTCCTGTTGGTGGCTAACCTCGGCTTCTTCACGCTCCTTTCGCTTTTCCTCCATGTGGATATAATGGACAGCATGGCCGACGTATACAAGCGAAGGTGTGGATACAAAAATGATTTGTAACACCCATAGACGAATGTGGGAGATTGGAAAGGCCTCGTCGTAACACACATTCTCACAACCTgggagtgttttgttttgagggTCACTTAATGACTACTTTATGATTGTGTCTGTTTTCATATCCACACAGAAACTGAGCATCACATCCATAAACACCATAAAACGCATCATTAGAAGTCTGGCGACGGAGTTTGATAGAATCACAACAAAGGTACATTACTCTTTATTACTGCTGGTAAGCTTTGTTTTAGACATTTGTTACAAGGGATTGCATGTCTTGCGATCCCTCTAATATGTTAGAGATGATCTACATCATCATTATTCTTGTCTAgaaaatgtatgaataaatctttttttctgtgttccATTTCAGGTTCTGGGACAGTCCCAAACTTGTGTGGTCGATGACTTGAGTTTGGATGAATGTgaaatttttattgttacatGGTCTGAGGAGCTCAAATGTTTGAGGTCAAAATATAGGAGTCatctagggaaaaaaaaaaaaaaaaaggaaaatataaaaaaggaaatataaaaaggaaataaaatgcCACTGGGCCTGTACCTTTATTAGGAAATGCAACATGTTGAATCTTGCATGGCTAAAACAAGGATTAGCTTCTTAAGAACTTCTCTAAAGATacaattctgaagaaaatatTCCATGGTAGAAAAACCTACCTACACTGCATGATTTGCATATGTTAAGgaaaaaatagtttcaaaacTAGATATGTGCTTTTATTTGCAAGTTTCTTCCAGGAAGTAAATGAGATGGGAGGGAAACGAGGAAACAAGGTAATAAATAAGGTAGTTTTCATAATTAGCTTCTGTTTCAGTTTATCCATCTCACAATACAGCTTATGGTTCATGATGGTGATGTTGATAGGTCATGTTGAGTTCAGACTGCTAAAGCCATTGGTGAATTCCATAAAGGGTAGTGTGTTTTTTTCATGTACTTACATCAACAGTATAAAGATAGCTTTCTTCAGAACCATAAGCACAAATATGTTGAAACCTAATGCTttggaaataataaataagcaatcACCCTCTACCATATCTTTTTGGATATATGACATGTTTACATGCTATTGCagatacaacaaaaacattggttaaaaagtaattaatgtttaaatcaTGTCATCTCATCAGATTTCCAATGTTAAGAGAGTCACGAGGCGTCTGGAAGgtctaaacatcagaaaagATCAAGGTCAGAAACTAACAGAAGCTCTGAAAGATTTTCAGtagtttattcatattttgaagtCACTTCCAAAGGTCAgtgctaaagaaaaaaaaacatttcatggcCATACTGTATGCAGGGTAATTCTATAGCACAGTTCATTTCTCTCTTTTCATTTAGTCTTCAGTGTGTCTAGAAGAATGTGCAAGAATTGAGCTGTTGAATCTCTACAAGCAGTGGAAGAAAGGGCAGCTGATCAGTATGCTTCCCATTATGGACTTTGTTATGAAGACATTACTTGAGGAAAAGGTATCATACTGTATtcatgtttctgttttgtttgttgcttGTTTGTTATTACTCTGCCATTATAGTCAGCCTAACCTTGTTTGAAATTGTAGCTATGTTTTGCTTTTCTGTTTCAAGCATGTAACTTAAAATCTACAGCAACTCCTGTTATTTAGTGACTGGATGTAAGGGCCTATAGGAGATTTTTCTGCCAACTGAAAACCACTTGAAGTTTAAATTTAGAACTAACCCAAAATTGCAGGTGGTGGCATAGATGATCTATGTAAATAACTTTAGTTTCTATAATTTTAGGACTCAGTTTTGAAACTGAAGCTTTAACATCAGTACAAACGGAAAcaggtgaggttttttttatcatacatgttttatattgacCTTATGTGGGTGTAATATatgtgtggggttttttttaaagacactgtGTTTAGAAGAAAATGGAAAGAGATATTACAGCTTTCTATATGACATGCTTTAAtatagaaagagaaaaaaacaggcAAGGgaatcttttgaaaaaaaaaaaatcagtatccTGGATGATCTTGTCTGACCCACATTAATTCTAATGACAAACATTGTCTCTCTATTTTTAGGTTCACATTTACCATTGCAATTTGAATTGGATCTTCTAAAAGTCTTGATTATAAAATTATTGCTTTGGTGACACCGTACCACCAGTGTGATCAAGCTCTGAGAGACAGCTCTCAGACAAGGGACAACAGAGAAAACAGGCAATTCACTTGCCAGGAGTAAAAGTTACTGAAGACATCTGCCAAAAGACTCAAATTCGACTGATGACATCCAAAAGAATAGATATTACATATGGAAGCTCTTTTTCCACATGCACCCACTCATTTATTTTCGTTCCCTTTCCCTTTTGTTCtttattatgtttgtgtgtctgtgacaAGTGATGTGTACTGTATTGGATGGTAACAAATGCATGTAAATTGCTCTTTATTTTGGAGAGCCAAATGTTAACTGCACTTTAACTTTCATGATTAATTAAAAGCTTTACATCCACAGTAATGAGAAATCTTCCTGAGTTTAAGATACTAATGTAGCAGATTAGACTGGTTTAAGTCGAACAGGTCtttttgtttacttacttttttcacgtatgttttttttaatctttccaGATTGGCAtagtttacttattttaagttTCTTTTTTGAGGACTGTAGTTGTTCGTTTtccaggtgtatatgacttttaaTTGAATAtgctttcaaaatgaaaacacaagaaATGAACTTAATTAAATCAATTTGAAATTTAAGAAATTAGTAACCAAGTTATGTATGTGACCACTAGAGGTGATAAAAGTTTCATTTCAGTCCGGTGTTATTCTGTAAAGTGTgaagtgaattttatttttttatttatcattttgtttATGTCAGATAAAGGTTTAATAAtccttttaaaatacttttcacAGATtatctactttttaaaaatctaaggATATTTATAGTTTGACCCTAATTTTTGTTTCCTAATTTTGGGGAAAACCTCTCTACAGGCTAGTTGTCCTAGATCTATATCCAAACTCTCCTCAAGTGTTATTAAATACGTTTCCTCCAAACTTCCCCCTTCTGATCGCTCCTCCAGTATTTCTGGTAAAGCTGTCAGAATCTTCAAGCTGTCTACCTCATCTCCTTGCCAAAGTGGTTCCTCTGGTGGAAGCTCTGATAGTGTCTCTGAGACCTggggccggttgcataaagGGGTTAGACCAGTCTTAAAAAGTAAGTCAGCCAAATTTTTCTTTATGTCTGGTCctaatgttttatattcagttacagaaaaatgtagattagtccAAGCTGGatccaaaaaataagactgattactctttggttaactgctagtttATCAGACTAGTACTTAAGAcgctgtcttaacatagaggctaagtttatgcaactggcccctgaaTAAAGGAGGGCTGAGTCTCATCGCATATGATTGTCTCCTCTACAGGTGGCGCTGTTGCCATAACCACCTCTTGACTCCTTTTCTGCTCCTTCTCTAAATGAGGTGAGAAGAACTGTCCCTCTTCCATACCAACCTCAACTAGCGGATATATGTGTGCCACCTCATTCCTCTTCAAGGCGCCTGTAACCTTTGGCTTTCTGGACAGGGGTGGTTAGGAGAAACGGTAAGCTCCTCTCAGCTGGACCAAGAGGCTTCAACCTAGTCGGAGCTGGTCGGCAGAACGCAAAGCAGATCTTCTTCAAGGCAAGGTGGCTGATCTCCACAAGGTTGAGAAACAGTGAAACGCAAGCAACTGCaagcataaaaataatgaagttGGTTTTTTTTCGGTGGGCCGGGAGATGTAGCAGTCCACCGTGTTGGGGCACGGCCAACAACTGCATGTGTACAGCAGCAGGATGCTGAGGAAGTATTGTCCAACTACGAAGCCTACTTCAAAAAGAGCTTTAAAGATGATATGGCATATGTAGGTGATCAGCAAAGTGCTGTGCAACACTTCCGTGATCTGTTGCTGGCGGAAGACGCTCCTCGCCCATTTCCTGTTGGTGGCTAACCTCGGCTTCTTCACGCTCCTTTTGCTTTTCCTCCATGTGGATGTAATGAACAGCATGGTTGATGTGTACAAGCGAAGGTGTGgatacaaaaattatttgtaagcCAGAGTCTGAGTCTGTCTTGTTCATTTATCTCTTTTCGTTTAGTCCTCAGTGTGTCAAGAAGGATGCGCTAGAGCAGAACTGTTGTATCTCTACAGACAATGAAAAAAAGGGCAGCTGATCAGCATGGACTTTACCATGAAAACACTACTTAATGAAAAGGTACTACATCATACTGAGATCATGTTTCAGCAACTGTTTGTTTGCTTATGTAGcacatttatatactgtatCAGAAACATGGAAAGTGAAATAGGCAGAAACCCTTTATAAAGGTAAATATGCGGGCATGTGAAATTGTTTAATAGCATGTAATTTAAAAACCAAGAGACTGGGTCAAGGGGCTCTTCCTATAAGATTTGACTGCTGTTTGAAAACCACTTCAGATGTAAAGCTTACTCTAACCCAACTGGAATGGCagactctgattgtattttgcATGTATATTCATGCTTTCCACATCTGGAAATCCAGTGCTATAGATGATCTATGTGCATAACATATGTTGTATAATTTTTTAGGATTGCACTTGATGCACACCGGACATTTTTACCTGTAAGGCagagaagaaaacattttatatatatatatatattttttttttccgtgtTGGTTTGACAAAGAGTTGTTGTGAAATCATTTGTCTCCCTATGTTCCTTCATTTTCTGTTTCCATATGACCACTAGAGGTCATAAACGTGCAATTTTTGTCCAATGTCACTATGTAACATGcacttttatacattttttgcaaataaaattttattacactttttaaaaaaaaaacaaataataattttgttgatgtcatatgttattattgtaaatagGCAGGTGAAAATTTATATGAATGCAAACTTCACAACAGAAAAAGGTACATCTCTTTGATTATCAGGCATTGTAGTACCTTTATTTGGGGTCTTCAGAtaaaattttgacaaaaaaagcaaaagagcATTGCACTTGCAGAGGTATTACACACATCataaaatttactttaattttttgtgatacggtttatataaatattaatcttACTACCCGCACTTAAACCCAGTTCTCAATTACAATATTCTGTCTTTTTAATGAACCTGATATCAGCAGTCTGGATGTTActgaaaatgaatagaaataaatagatttataaACAATAACACAATTATGGCCCAGGATAATCATAAAACAATGACGGGTGAATATATAGTTAAACATAAATATTCAAAGCAATAGACAGATTCAGAAATTCACTGTGACTGCCTGTGATCTTGCATGGGATTTACAGtataataaactgaataaagaaagaaagatcttTTTAAAACCAAGACTAAACGGATATTATGAATATGTTTGAAGATTATAGTATTTGTCCTTAGTAATTTTAACTGTGAGAAATAAGCTACTACTTTTTAGATACaagattttgtatttttttatttccataagTTATTCATACCagtcatttattgtttttgcacaTTTGCCTTTCTTTTTAGACAAACCTGTGTTAAAAAACGAAAATATATAGCTGCCTTTATACTTTCGTAAAGGGTTCCCCTACAAGGGGATGATCATACTTGGCATCAAATTTGGCATTTTGAAATCCTCTATTCAAGAAAACATACTTGTCCAATCATTCAataaatcatgtgacacttggGAATTTTGGAATTTTTCTATGTTAAGTTTCTGCTTGTTGTTCAGTCAGATTGTAAGATCATCTGACCTGGCTCTGCTGCTTCCTTTGCTAAGTTGACTTAAAGATCTCGTTTCCTCTGTTGTCTCTACTTCCAGAGCTACAAGTGGAACATCTATAATCTCCTCTGTGGCCTCCATGGCCTTCATTTCTTCAGAACACTCCTCCTTCTCAGGGCCTCCAGTTTCCACAGAATCCTCTTTTTTTCCTGACCCATCCCACTCCCTAGAGACTTGGACCTCCTCTGGACCCTCTATCTCCAAGGATACCTCCTCCTTTCCCAAAGTTTCCACCTGTTTAGTGTCAACAGCAAGTCCCACAGCTTCATCTAGAGCCTCCTCATCTTTACTGTCTGCAGTCTCAAAAGGTCTATCTTCATTTGGACTTCCTAAGGCTTCGTCCTTACCTGTATGTAATACATCTTCGAAAGCACAACTTCCTGCATCCTCTATAGGTTCACCCTTTCCTATATCTACTACTTCCTCTAAAGCTGTGCCCACTTCTAAGTCTACTACATCACATTGATCTCCACCCCCTTCTATATCTTCTACAACCTCCTTAGTTTGGTCGTTTCCCATATCCACTTCATCCCCAATGGGCTCTGTGTCTGATAAATTTGACCCTGCAACTTCCCCTAAAGCCTCTTGTTCCCCCTCAGTTATTTTAGACACATCCAGATCTCCAGCAATCTTACCATCATCTAAAGTTTTCAAAATGTCCTCATTTACAAAAGGCTCAATTTCACAAAGTTCCTTCTCTTCAACTGCTGCCTCTTCCTTAACCACATCAGGTAAACTCTCTTCTTCCCTCAACTCCTGGACCTTAAAGGTGTTATGCTCTTTTTCCCCAATTTCCTGCGAGGTTTCCTTCTCCTCTCCAGCTCCTGAAAGGTTTTCCTCTTGTGTTGGCTCAGCATCTACTAAGCTACTCTCTTTCGCTGACTCAGTCACCTCTCTACAGGTTGGTTGTCCTAGATCTATATCCAAACTCTCCTCAAGTGTTATTAAATACGTTTCCTCCACACTTCCCCCTTCTGATCGCTCCTCCAGTACTTCTGATAAAGCTGTCAGAGTCTTCAAGCTGTCTACCTCATCTCCTTGCCGAAGTGGTTCCTCTGGTGAAAGCTCTGATAGTGTCTCTGAGACCTGAATAAAGGAGGGTTGAGTCTCATCGCATATGATTGTCTCCTCTACAGGTGGCGCTGTTGGCATAACCACCTCTTGACTCCTTTTCTGCTCCTTCTCTAAATGAGGTGAGAAGAACTGTCCCTTTTCCATACCGACCTCAACTAGCGGATATATGTGTGCCACCTCATCTTTCTTCTCCTCTTCAAGGCGCCTGTAACCTTTGGCTTTCTGGACAGGGGTGGTTAGGAGAAACGGTAAGCTCCTCTCAGGTGGACCAAGAGGCTCCAACCTAGCAGGAGCTGGTCGGTGGAACGCAAAGCGGATCTTCTTCAAGGCAAGGTGGCTGATCTCCACAAAATTGAGGAACAGTGAAACGCAAGCAACTGCGagcataaaaataatgaagatAGTCTTTTCGGTGGGCCGGGAGACGTAGCAGTCCACCGTGTTGGGGCACGGCCAACGACTGCACTTGTACAGCGGCAGGATGCGGAAACCGTAGAGGAA from Labeo rohita strain BAU-BD-2019 chromosome 9, IGBB_LRoh.1.0, whole genome shotgun sequence encodes the following:
- the gja8a gene encoding gap junction protein alpha 8 paralog a, whose amino-acid sequence is MGDWSFLGNILEEVNEHSTVIGRVWLTVLFIFRILILGTAAEFVWGDEQSDYVCNTQQPGCENVCYDEAFPISHIRLWVLQIIFVSTPSLVYVGHAVHYIHMEEKRKEREEAEVSHQQEMGEERLPVLTDQGSVRTTKETSTKGSKKFRLEGTLLFTYICHIIFKAIFEVGFVVGQYFLYGFRILPLYKCSRWPCPNTVDCYVSRPTEKTIFIIFMLAVACVSLFLNFVEISHLALKKIRFAFHRPAPARLEPLGPPERSLPFLLTTPVQKAKGYRRLEEEKKDEVAHIYPLVEVGMEKGQFFSPHLEKEQKRSQEVVMPTAPPVEETIICDETQPSFIQVSETLSELSPEEPLRQGDEVDSLKTLTALSEVLEERSEGGSVEETYLITLEESLDIDLGQPTCREVTESAKESSLVDAEPTQEENLSGAGEEKETSQEIGEKEHNTFKVQELREEESLPDVVKEEAAVEEKELCEIEPFVNEDILKTLDDGKIAGDLDVSKITEGEQEALGEVAGSNLSDTEPIGDEVDMGNDQTKEVVEDIEGGGDQCDVVDLEVGTALEEVVDIGKGEPIEDAGSCAFEDVLHTGKDEALGSPNEDRPFETADSKDEEALDEAVGLAVDTKQVETLGKEEVSLEIEGPEEVQVSREWDGSGKKEDSVETGGPEKEECSEEMKAMEATEEIIDVPLVALEVETTEETRSLSQLSKGSSRARSDDLTI